One genomic segment of Tursiops truncatus isolate mTurTru1 chromosome 4, mTurTru1.mat.Y, whole genome shotgun sequence includes these proteins:
- the SLITRK3 gene encoding SLIT and NTRK-like protein 3 has protein sequence MKPSIAELLHRGRMLWIILLSTIALGWTTPIPLIEDSEEIDEPCFDPCYCEVKESLFHIHCDSKGFTNISQIAEFWSRPFKLYLQRNSMRKLYTNSFLHLNNAVSINLGNNALQDIQTGAFNGLKILKRLYLHENKLDIFRNDTFLGLESLEYLQADYNVIKRIESGAFRNLSKLRVLILNDNLIPMLPTNLFKAVSLTHLDLRGNRLKVLFYRGMLDHIGRSLMELQLEENPWNCTCEIVQLKSWLERIPYTALVGDITCETPFHFHGKDLREIRKTELCPLLSDSEVEASLGIPHLSSSKENTWPTKPSSMLSSVHFTASSVEYKSSNKQPKPTKQSRTPRPPSTSQALYPGPNQPPIAPYQTRPPIPIICPTGCTCNLHINDLGLTVNCKERGFNNISELLPRPLNAKKLYLSSNLIQKIYRSDFWNFSSLDLLHLGNNRISYVQDGAFINLPNLKSLFLNGNDIEKLTPGMFRGLQSLHYLYFEFNVIREIQPAAFSLMPNLKLLFLNNNLLRTLPTDAFAGTSLARLNLRKNYFLYLPVAGVLEHLNAIVQIDLSENPWDCTCDLVPFKQWIETISSVSVVGDVLCRSPENLTHRDVRTIELEVLCPEMLHIAPAGATPAQPGDSHLAGGPTSTSPYEFSPPGGPVPLSVLILSLLVLFFSAVFVAAGLFAYVLRRRRKKLPFRSKRQEGVDLTGIQMQCHRLFEDGGGGGGGSGGGGRPAISSPEKAPPVGHVYEYIPHPVTQMCNNPIYKPREEEEVAVSSVQETGRAERGAPGTQPPGMGEVLLGSEQFAETPKENHSNYRTLLEKEKEWALAVSSSQLNTIVTMNHHHPQTHHPATGGVSGVAAGTGGDLAGFRRHEKNGGVVLFPPGGGCGGGSTLLDRERPPPAPCTVGFVDCLYGTVPKLKELHVHPPGMQYPDLQQDARLKETLLFSAGKGFTDHQTQKSDYLELRAKLQTKPDYLEVLEKTTYRF, from the coding sequence ATGAAACCTTCTATAGCTGAGCTGCTTCACAGAGGGAGGATGTTGTGGATAATTCTTCTAAGCACAATTGCTTTAGGATGGACTACCCCGATTCCCCTGATAGAGGACTCAGAGGAAATAGATGAGCCCTGTTTTGATCCATGCTACTGTGAAGTGAAAGAAAGCCTCTTTCACATACATTGTGACAGCAAAGGATTTACAAATATTAGTCAGATTGCTGAGTTCTGGTCAAGACCTTTTAAACTATATCTGCAGAGGAATTCAATGAGGAAATTGTACACCAAcagttttcttcatttgaatAATGCTGTGTCCATTAACCTTGGGAACAATGCATTGCAGGACATTCAAACAGGAGCTTTCAATGGTCTTAAGATTTTAAAGAGGCTATATCTACACGAGAACAAACTAGACATCTTCAGAAATGACACCTTCCTTGGCTTGGAAAGTCTGGAATATCTGCAGGCAGATTACAATGTCATTAAACGTATTGAGAGTGGGGCATTTCGGAACCTAAGTAAACTGAGAGTTCTGATTTTAAATGATAATCTCATCCCCATGCTTCCAACCAATTTATTTAAGGCTGTCTCCTTAACCCACTTGGACCTACGTGGAAACAGGTTAAAAGTTCTTTTTTACCGAGGAATGCTAGATCACATTGGCAGAAGCCTGATGGAGCTCCAGCTGGAAGAAAATCCCTGGAACTGTACATGTGAAATTGTGCAGTTGAAGAGCTGGCTGGAACGCATTCCTTACACTGCCCTGGTGGGAGACATCACCTGCGAGActcctttccatttccatggaaagGACCTGCGAGAAATCAGGAAGACAGAACTCTGTCCCTTGTTGTCTGACTCTGAGGTGGAGGCTAGTTTGGGGATTCCCCACTTGTCATCAAGCAAGGAGAATACATGGCCAACTAAGCCTTCCTCAATGCTGTCCTCTGTCCATTTTACTGCTTCTTCTGTTGAATACAAGTCCTCAAATAAACAGCCCAAACCCACCAAACAATCTCGAACACCAAGGCCACCCTCCACATCCCAAGCTTTATACCCTGGTCCAAACCAACCTCCCATTGCTCCTTACCAGACCAGACCACCCATTCCCATTATATGCCCTACTGGGTGTACCTGTAATTTGCACATCAATGACCTTGGCTTGACTGTCAACTGCAAAGAGCGAGGATTTAATAACATTTCTGAACTTCTTCCAAGGCCACTGAATGCTAAGAAACTGTATCTGAGTAGTAATCTGATTCAGAAAATATACCGTTCTGATTTTTGGAATTTCTCTTCCTTGGATCTCTTACATCTAGGGAATAATCGTATTTCTTACGTCCAGGATGGGGCTTTCATCAACCTGCCTAACCTAAAGAGCCTCTTTCTCAATGGCAACGACATCGAGAAGCTGACACCAGGCATGTTCCGAGGCCTACAGAGTCTACACTACTTGTATTTTGAGTTCAATGTCATCCGGGAAATCCAGCCTGCGGCCTTCAGCCTCATGCCCAACTTGAAGCTGCTATTCCTCAACAATAACTTGCTGAGAACCCTGCCAACAGATGCCTTTGCAGGCACATCTCTGGCTCGGCTCAACTTGAGGAAGAACTACTTCCTCTACCTTCCTGTGGCTGGTGTCCTAGAACACTTGAACGCCATTGTCCAGATAGACCTCAGTGAGAATCCTTGGGACTGTACCTGTGACCTGGTTCCCTTCAAACAGTGGATCGAAACCATCAGCTCAGTCAGTGTGGTGGGTGATGTCCTGTGCAGGAGCCCTGAGAACCTCACCCACCGTGACGTGCGCACTATCGAGCTGGAAGTTCTCTGCCCAGAGATGCTGCACATCGCGCCAGCTGGAGCAACCCCAGCTCAGCCTGGAGATTCTCACCTTGCTGGGGGGCCAACAAGTACATCACCTTATGAATTCTCTCCCCCTGGGGGTCCTGTGCCACTTTCTGTGTTGATTCTCAGCCTGctggttctgtttttttcagcAGTCTTCGTTGCGGCAGGCCTCTTTGCCTATGTCCTCCGCCGGCGCCGGAAGAAGCTGCCCTTTAGAAGCAAGCGGCAGGAAGGCGTGGACCTCACTGGCATCCAGATGCAATGCCACCGGCTTTTTGAggatggtggaggtggtggaggtggaaGTGGAGGTGGGGGACGACCGGCTATTTCTTCCCCAGAGAAGGCCCCTCCTGTGGGTCATGTATACGAGTACATACCCCACCCTGTTACTCAGATGTGCAATAACCCCATCTACAAGCCTcgcgaggaggaggaggtggccgTTTCATCAGTCCAGGAGACAGGGCGTGCAGAACGCGGGGCTCCTGGGACACAACCCCCAGGAATGGGGGAGGTTCTCCTAGGAAGTGAGCAGTTTGCTGAGACACCCAAGGAGAACCACAGCAACTACCGGACAttgctagaaaaagaaaaggagtgggCCTTGGCAGTGTCCAGCTCCCAGCTCAACACCATAGTGACCATGAATCATCATCACCCTCAGACTCACCACCCAGCCACTGGTGGGGTGTCAGGGGTAGCTGCAGGAACTGGGGGAGACTTGGCTGGGTTCCGCCGCCATGAGAAGAATGGTGGGGTGGTGCTGTTTCCCCCCGGGGGAGGCTGTGGTGGTGGCAGTACGCTACTAGACCGAGAGAGGCCACCACCAGCCCCCTGCACAGTGGGGTTTGTGGACTGTCTCTATGGCACAGTGCCCAAATTAAAGGAACTGCACGTCCACCCTCCTGGCATGCAATACCCAGACTTACAGCAGGACGCCAGGCTCAAAGAAACCCTTCTCTTCTCGGCTGGAAAGGGCTTCACAGACCACCAAACCCAAAAAAGTGATTACCTCGAGTTAAGGGCCAAACTTCAAACCAAGCCGGATTACCTCGAAGTCCTGGAGAAGACAACATATAGGttctaa